The following proteins are encoded in a genomic region of Methanobrevibacter gottschalkii DSM 11977:
- a CDS encoding ABC transporter permease: protein MLNKNQLLKFFGYKLIRFLILMIAVSIFSFVLLDLSPIDPVNAYLKQAAVSEAQRQILQEYFGTNVPLTTKIFHWLIDLFQGNLGTSLIYRAPVVDIILEKASASIVLMAISWLLSGIIGFLLGVVAGKNKGSWIDKAVKVYCYAIQSAPSFWVGMLILMVFAVYLGWFPIGFGVPIGVRSTDVTFAEWATRLVLPTLTLSLVGLAPIAMYTRNELIQVLSSDFVLFAKSRGEKGWNLVKNHGIRNILLPAITLQFLSFSELFGGAVLVEQVFSYPGIGQTAVAAGLQNDVPLFLGIVLFSAIFVFVGNLLADLSYYLIDPRIKEKEFND, encoded by the coding sequence ATTTTGAATAAAAATCAATTATTAAAATTTTTTGGTTACAAGTTAATACGTTTTCTAATATTGATGATTGCAGTTTCAATATTCAGTTTTGTATTATTAGATTTATCCCCTATAGATCCTGTAAATGCGTATTTAAAACAAGCTGCAGTATCAGAAGCTCAAAGACAAATACTTCAGGAGTATTTTGGTACAAATGTCCCATTAACAACTAAAATATTTCATTGGTTAATTGATTTATTTCAAGGTAATTTAGGCACTTCTTTAATATATCGTGCTCCAGTTGTCGACATTATTTTAGAAAAAGCTTCTGCTTCTATCGTGCTGATGGCGATTTCATGGTTATTAAGTGGAATCATCGGATTTTTGTTAGGGGTTGTTGCAGGTAAAAATAAGGGATCCTGGATTGATAAAGCAGTAAAAGTTTATTGTTATGCAATTCAGTCTGCCCCATCCTTTTGGGTTGGTATGCTTATTTTAATGGTATTTGCAGTTTATTTGGGATGGTTTCCAATTGGATTTGGTGTTCCAATTGGTGTTAGAAGTACAGATGTAACATTTGCAGAGTGGGCAACAAGATTGGTACTTCCTACTTTGACATTGAGTTTAGTTGGTTTAGCACCAATTGCAATGTATACACGTAATGAATTAATTCAAGTTTTATCTTCTGATTTTGTATTATTTGCTAAATCTAGGGGAGAAAAAGGTTGGAATTTAGTAAAAAATCATGGCATAAGAAATATATTATTGCCTGCAATAACATTACAATTTTTATCATTTAGTGAATTATTTGGTGGTGCCGTTTTAGTTGAGCAAGTATTCTCTTATCCGGGTATTGGTCAAACAGCTGTTGCAGCAGGTCTTCAAAATGATGTGCCATTATTTTTGGGTATTGTACTATTCAGTGCTATATTTGTATTCGTAGGCAATCTACTCGCCGATCTTTCATACTATTTGATTGATCCAAGAATTAAGGAGAAGGAGTTCAATGATTAA
- a CDS encoding ABC transporter permease: protein MIKKADDKKQWFLYPANLRTKTIVIIILSALVILSIFISGYFIRDIPTSFINANQMPSLEHLFGTDWMGRDMFQRTIAGLGLSLMVGFIASIVSTVISIILGLFSSFNKFTDEFVAGIIDLFGSIPHILLIILISMMFGGGVIGVVMGVGLTHWTPLARVLRSEVKEIRTKEYISLAENLGKSKMWIAIKHILPLVISQIIVGVILMFPHAIMHEAAITFLGFGLPPHEPAIGVILSESMNYLSSGYWWLAFYPGMSLLIVVLLFDFIGENVEKLLNPETAQE from the coding sequence ATGATTAAAAAAGCTGACGATAAAAAGCAATGGTTTTTATATCCTGCAAATCTTAGAACAAAAACTATTGTAATTATTATTCTTTCGGCATTGGTTATTCTAAGCATTTTTATTTCTGGTTATTTTATAAGAGATATTCCAACAAGTTTTATTAATGCAAATCAAATGCCTTCCTTAGAACATCTCTTTGGTACCGATTGGATGGGTAGGGACATGTTTCAAAGAACTATTGCAGGTCTCGGATTAAGTCTGATGGTTGGTTTTATTGCATCTATTGTTAGTACTGTTATTTCTATTATTTTAGGATTATTTTCAAGTTTTAATAAATTCACCGATGAATTTGTTGCCGGAATTATTGATCTGTTTGGTTCAATACCTCATATTCTTTTAATTATTCTTATTTCTATGATGTTTGGTGGAGGAGTAATTGGAGTAGTGATGGGTGTAGGTTTAACTCACTGGACGCCGCTTGCAAGAGTTTTAAGATCTGAAGTTAAAGAAATCAGGACAAAAGAATACATTTCCTTAGCAGAGAATTTAGGAAAATCAAAAATGTGGATAGCAATAAAACATATTTTACCATTAGTTATATCTCAGATTATTGTTGGTGTTATTCTAATGTTTCCTCATGCAATCATGCATGAAGCTGCAATTACATTCCTTGGTTTTGGTTTGCCTCCACATGAGCCAGCTATTGGTGTAATTTTATCTGAATCAATGAATTATTTATCCTCTGGATATTGGTGGTTAGCATTTTATCCGGGTATGTCATTATTGATTGTTGTATTACTGTTTGATTTTATCGGAGAAAATGTTGAAAAATTATTAAATCCTGAAACTGCTCAGGAATAA
- a CDS encoding 4Fe-4S double cluster binding domain-containing protein, translated as MDLTQKLRKYLIKNGATEVGFADIINFTPITGLNNGIVFYITYPKETIRNMKNAPTKEYNEEYDKINYKLDELGMKCEEFLIKYGYNAYAQTRQRLGNDFGEHNSFKLPHKTIATRAGIGWIGKSALLITKKYGSALRLSSVLTDAPIKTGLPTIKSECGKCMECKNACSGGAISGTEWNYKLNRNDFYDDKKCEKYALKVSKENLGDEKTICGKCIYACTFTQKYIKKA; from the coding sequence ATGGATTTAACTCAAAAATTAAGGAAATATTTAATTAAAAATGGAGCTACTGAAGTTGGTTTTGCAGATATTATTAATTTTACTCCAATAACAGGTTTAAACAACGGAATCGTTTTTTACATAACTTATCCAAAAGAAACTATTAGAAATATGAAAAATGCACCAACTAAAGAATATAATGAAGAATATGATAAAATTAATTACAAATTAGATGAATTAGGCATGAAATGTGAAGAATTCCTAATTAAATATGGTTATAATGCATATGCACAAACAAGACAAAGACTTGGGAATGACTTTGGAGAACACAATTCATTTAAATTACCTCATAAAACTATTGCAACACGTGCAGGAATAGGATGGATTGGAAAATCAGCACTTTTAATTACAAAAAAATATGGCAGTGCTTTAAGATTATCTTCTGTTTTAACTGACGCCCCAATAAAAACAGGACTCCCAACAATTAAATCTGAATGTGGAAAATGTATGGAATGTAAAAATGCATGTTCTGGAGGAGCAATAAGTGGAACAGAATGGAATTATAAACTCAACCGGAATGATTTTTATGATGATAAAAAATGTGAAAAATATGCATTAAAAGTATCAAAAGAAAATTTAGGAGACGAAAAGACAATATGTGGAAAATGTATTTATGCTTGCACATTTACCCAAAAATATATTAAGAAAGCATAG
- the truA gene encoding tRNA pseudouridine(38-40) synthase TruA — MKRTALKIGYIGTNFHGFQRQPDLRTVEEELIYHLRKLNYIDDLKKSRFRIAGRTDAGVHSLGNVISFQSEKDVRINEINNSLPDDIQILASAPVRYAFKPRYAQMRQYRYMLFQDLDIDKLKECADIFKGTHDFTNFTKRFQKTTTRTIDDIKIKKFDLEDYHKKGFPNLHDTLSPIFVDIYGESFLWNMVRKMMRVFVDVAIGKMDLDEVERLLNPEENESRANIKVMEAEYLILMNIQYDGIKFRYDDYACERFKRDLVDSLSDLQKRYAIRESMIKSLQDLHEW, encoded by the coding sequence ATGAAAAGAACAGCACTAAAAATTGGATATATTGGAACTAATTTTCATGGTTTTCAACGTCAACCTGACCTGCGAACAGTTGAAGAAGAATTAATATATCATCTACGTAAACTTAATTATATTGATGATTTGAAAAAGTCTAGATTTAGAATAGCCGGTAGAACTGATGCTGGTGTTCATAGTTTAGGTAATGTGATTAGTTTTCAGTCTGAAAAAGATGTTAGGATAAATGAGATTAATAATTCTCTACCTGATGATATTCAAATCCTTGCTAGTGCACCTGTACGTTATGCATTTAAGCCTAGATATGCACAAATGAGACAATATAGATATATGTTATTTCAAGATTTGGATATTGATAAATTAAAAGAATGTGCTGATATTTTTAAAGGAACTCATGACTTTACTAATTTTACAAAAAGATTCCAAAAAACAACTACAAGAACTATTGATGATATTAAAATCAAAAAATTTGATTTGGAAGATTATCACAAAAAAGGATTCCCAAACCTTCATGATACACTATCCCCAATTTTTGTTGATATTTATGGCGAGTCATTCTTATGGAATATGGTAAGGAAAATGATGAGGGTTTTTGTGGATGTGGCTATTGGTAAAATGGATTTGGATGAGGTTGAAAGACTACTAAATCCTGAAGAAAATGAATCAAGAGCTAATATTAAGGTTATGGAAGCAGAATATTTAATTTTAATGAATATTCAATATGATGGAATCAAATTCAGATATGATGACTATGCTTGTGAGAGATTTAAACGTGATTTAGTTGATTCTTTATCGGATTTACAAAAAAGATATGCAATCAGGGAGTCTATGATAAAAAGTCTACAGGATTTGCATGAATGGTAA
- the wecB gene encoding non-hydrolyzing UDP-N-acetylglucosamine 2-epimerase yields MKIATILGTRPEIIKMAPIIDEISKRNIDQIVLHTGQHYDEEMSDTFFRDLDIRTPDYNIQVGSGTHGKQTGLMMKGIEKVLLDEKPDIVLVQGDTNAVLAGALVASKLHIAIGHVEAGLRSFDMTMPEEINRRAADVCSTMYFIPTAESAINLLAEGYSRKNLFITGNTVVDACFRHLKIAKKRGIKEKSLKELNIDKMDNILTLTMHRAENVDVKERVVGIIEALKELDDADIIFPIHPRTKNTLEKFGLFDELNNLEHVHIIKPLGYLDFLLLTSASTLILTDSGGLQEEAITLSVPSLTLRYNTERPETVTAGGNILVGSDREAIVSNARKILDNKNFADKMKNAINPYGQGDSAKLTVDAIEDYHARGLLDIVAPEDIMNSFKRKMKNIREDISVKDFERKENALVHMVFDGKNMQFPTDELNLNGMVINYDKRE; encoded by the coding sequence ATGAAAATAGCTACTATTTTGGGAACTCGGCCTGAGATTATTAAGATGGCTCCTATTATTGATGAGATTTCTAAAAGGAATATTGATCAAATCGTTTTGCATACAGGCCAGCATTATGATGAGGAGATGTCTGATACTTTTTTTAGGGATTTGGATATTAGGACTCCGGATTATAATATTCAGGTGGGTTCCGGAACACATGGGAAACAGACAGGTTTAATGATGAAAGGTATTGAGAAGGTTCTTCTTGATGAAAAGCCGGACATCGTCTTGGTTCAAGGGGATACAAATGCGGTTTTAGCAGGTGCTCTTGTCGCATCTAAATTGCATATTGCAATAGGCCATGTTGAAGCCGGACTCAGATCTTTTGATATGACAATGCCTGAAGAAATAAACCGTAGGGCTGCTGATGTATGCTCAACAATGTATTTTATACCAACAGCCGAATCCGCTATTAATCTTTTAGCTGAGGGGTATTCGAGAAAAAATTTATTCATAACTGGAAATACTGTGGTTGATGCTTGTTTTAGACATCTGAAAATTGCTAAAAAAAGAGGAATTAAAGAAAAATCTCTTAAAGAATTAAATATTGATAAAATGGACAATATTTTAACTTTAACAATGCATAGGGCAGAAAATGTGGATGTTAAGGAAAGGGTTGTCGGTATCATTGAAGCATTAAAAGAATTAGATGATGCGGATATTATTTTTCCAATTCATCCAAGGACAAAAAATACACTTGAAAAATTTGGATTATTTGATGAATTAAATAATTTGGAGCATGTTCATATCATAAAACCATTGGGTTATCTTGATTTCTTACTTTTAACTTCTGCTTCAACTTTAATTTTAACCGATTCAGGCGGTCTTCAAGAGGAGGCAATAACATTAAGTGTTCCTTCTTTAACATTGAGATATAATACTGAAAGACCGGAAACGGTAACTGCAGGAGGAAATATTCTTGTAGGGTCAGATAGGGAAGCTATTGTATCTAATGCCCGTAAAATTCTTGATAATAAAAATTTTGCAGATAAAATGAAAAATGCTATAAACCCATATGGTCAAGGGGATTCTGCAAAATTAACTGTAGATGCAATTGAAGATTATCATGCTCGCGGATTATTGGATATTGTTGCACCTGAGGATATAATGAATTCATTTAAAAGAAAAATGAAAAACATTCGTGAAGATATTTCTGTTAAAGATTTTGAAAGAAAAGAGAATGCACTTGTTCACATGGTTTTTGATGGGAAAAATATGCAATTTCCCACTGATGAGTTGAATTTAAATGGTATGGTGATTAATTATGACAAAAGAGAATGA
- a CDS encoding ATP-grasp domain-containing protein, with amino-acid sequence MTKENESILVFEYFTASGEKDKCIISEAEALLFSLLDDLKEFNVDLIINESYGSVVKNYGNVNPILINQDVVSWLEENADQFNKAIFISAENNNNLYNITKILEENDVKIYNSSAEACLKSSDKYETYEALPNTIPQPRSFRFKIDSKGYWKRAIENLHERWQAEDPLTPLKLIIKPLMGVDCEDIVIIEKIEDLTLDLDKIFTPGSRVLVQEYIEGSDISVSLISDGKNALPISLNEQYVELKENKGIYMGGRLPFESKFKDEAFDIATKAIESIEGMKGFVGVDLRINSDEKDIYSLYLLEINSRFTTPYVGLSKIANFNISKTIIDLIDGNINIGDLDISLDGEIEFKKSGNSLEIRRI; translated from the coding sequence ATGACAAAAGAGAATGAATCTATATTGGTATTTGAATACTTCACTGCTTCTGGTGAAAAGGATAAATGCATTATTTCTGAAGCTGAAGCGTTATTATTTTCACTTTTAGATGATTTAAAAGAATTCAACGTTGATTTGATTATTAATGAATCTTATGGCAGTGTTGTAAAAAATTATGGTAATGTAAATCCAATCTTAATTAATCAGGATGTAGTTTCATGGCTTGAAGAGAATGCAGATCAATTTAATAAAGCTATTTTTATCTCAGCAGAAAACAATAATAATCTCTACAACATTACTAAGATTTTAGAAGAAAATGATGTGAAGATATACAATTCTTCAGCTGAAGCTTGCTTAAAGTCATCTGATAAATATGAAACTTATGAAGCATTACCGAATACAATTCCTCAACCAAGATCATTTAGATTTAAAATTGATTCTAAAGGCTATTGGAAAAGAGCAATTGAAAATTTACATGAAAGATGGCAAGCTGAAGATCCATTAACTCCTCTTAAATTAATAATAAAACCATTAATGGGTGTGGACTGTGAGGATATTGTAATCATAGAGAAAATCGAAGATTTAACTTTGGACTTGGATAAAATTTTTACACCAGGCTCTCGTGTTCTTGTTCAGGAATATATTGAAGGAAGCGATATTAGTGTTAGCTTAATCTCAGATGGTAAAAATGCCCTTCCAATAAGTTTGAATGAACAGTATGTTGAATTGAAAGAGAATAAAGGAATTTATATGGGTGGAAGATTGCCTTTTGAGTCTAAATTTAAAGATGAAGCATTTGATATTGCAACCAAGGCGATTGAATCTATAGAGGGGATGAAAGGTTTTGTCGGTGTTGACTTAAGAATTAATTCGGATGAAAAGGATATTTATTCCCTTTATTTACTTGAAATTAATTCAAGATTTACAACGCCTTATGTTGGATTAAGCAAAATAGCTAATTTTAACATAAGTAAAACAATAATTGATCTGATTGATGGAAATATCAATATTGGTGATTTGGACATTTCGTTAGATGGTGAAATCGAATTTAAAAAGTCAGGAAATTCATTAGAAATTAGGAGAATATAA
- a CDS encoding hydantoinase/oxoprolinase family protein: MKVAGFDIGGANTDLAVIDFDGEEIKNIEVDFAYLPMWSNNDDLSRVLTELIENICPVSEIDAVGISMTAELVDAYDTKKDGVLDVVKKCEKTFDCPIAYVGIDGMLSKEEIIKTPLKAAAANWIATAQIATLISDNCIFIDTGSTTTDIIPIKDGVECAIGKSDFDRSATGELVYTGTLRTNLTSFLDKIELNGKEYRVASELFAQTADVYTVLDLITEEDYVCDTFDGEGKSKIECAKRIARVVCADLEMMTMDEIVGMSKFIHQKQVEQIADGLKQVVETQNLDLIVTTGLGKDILDKKAAELLGLEVKSMGDILTDEECVVAPAIGTSVMMNKYLN, from the coding sequence ATGAAGGTGGCAGGATTTGATATTGGTGGTGCGAACACTGATTTAGCAGTCATCGACTTTGATGGTGAGGAAATTAAAAATATTGAAGTTGATTTTGCATATCTTCCAATGTGGAGTAATAATGATGATTTATCACGAGTTTTAACTGAATTAATCGAAAATATTTGTCCAGTTTCTGAAATTGATGCTGTAGGCATTTCAATGACGGCAGAACTTGTTGATGCATATGATACTAAAAAAGATGGAGTTTTGGATGTAGTTAAAAAATGTGAAAAAACATTTGATTGTCCGATAGCATATGTGGGGATTGATGGGATGTTGTCAAAAGAAGAAATCATTAAAACTCCACTAAAAGCAGCAGCTGCTAATTGGATTGCAACTGCTCAAATTGCAACATTGATTTCTGATAACTGTATTTTTATTGACACCGGCAGTACAACAACTGATATTATACCGATTAAAGATGGAGTTGAATGTGCAATTGGAAAATCCGACTTTGATAGGTCTGCTACTGGAGAATTAGTATACACAGGTACCTTAAGAACTAATTTAACAAGTTTTTTAGATAAAATTGAATTAAATGGAAAAGAATATCGTGTAGCTAGTGAATTATTTGCACAAACTGCTGATGTGTATACTGTTTTGGACTTGATTACTGAAGAGGATTATGTTTGTGATACTTTTGATGGGGAAGGCAAATCAAAAATTGAATGTGCAAAAAGAATAGCTCGTGTAGTATGTGCTGATCTGGAAATGATGACTATGGATGAGATTGTTGGCATGTCTAAATTCATTCACCAAAAACAAGTTGAACAAATCGCTGATGGTTTGAAACAAGTAGTTGAAACTCAAAACTTGGATTTGATTGTTACAACCGGTCTTGGAAAAGATATTCTGGATAAAAAAGCGGCAGAACTGTTGGGTTTGGAAGTCAAATCTATGGGGGATATATTGACTGATGAAGAGTGTGTTGTTGCACCAGCTATTGGAACTTCTGTAATGATGAATAAATATTTAAATTAA
- a CDS encoding CDP-2,3-bis-(O-geranylgeranyl)-sn-glycerol synthase — MTINIQILLIACVTTLYFILPAYFSNGAGLLFGGGMPVDFAKSDRYGIRWIGDGVTWRGLFAGTIIGIITGIVQGFIAPHILPAYGQYIITPIVTNINSGILIGFLLGFGALLGDAMGSFLKRRLGIGRGKPAPLLDQLDFLIIALILVSLVVKIDLLFIAISIILTLVIHLIANTCAYLLGIKDVWY, encoded by the coding sequence ATGACTATTAATATTCAAATATTACTTATTGCATGTGTTACAACGCTATATTTCATACTTCCGGCATACTTTTCAAACGGTGCGGGATTATTATTTGGTGGAGGAATGCCTGTTGATTTTGCAAAATCTGATAGGTACGGTATTCGATGGATTGGAGATGGAGTAACCTGGAGAGGATTATTCGCAGGAACCATTATTGGGATTATAACCGGTATCGTGCAAGGATTTATTGCTCCGCATATACTTCCAGCTTATGGACAATACATAATAACTCCAATAGTAACAAACATTAACAGTGGGATATTAATAGGATTTTTACTTGGTTTTGGAGCCCTATTAGGTGATGCAATGGGCAGTTTTTTAAAAAGAAGATTAGGTATTGGTCGTGGAAAACCTGCTCCATTATTGGATCAATTAGATTTCTTAATAATTGCATTAATTCTAGTTTCATTAGTTGTAAAAATAGATTTATTATTTATTGCAATATCAATCATATTAACATTAGTTATACATTTAATAGCAAATACCTGTGCATATCTACTTGGTATAAAAGACGTTTGGTACTAA
- the tes gene encoding tetraether lipid synthase Tes, giving the protein MKIKSTKSLCPECGKPIDAEVYDEDGKVFIKKTCDEHGEFINTYWGDDELYNRANNYLPSITSIENPCIEDTASCPSNCGLCSKHETSTVLGLIDVTNRCNLRCPVCFANAAAAGYVYEPTQDEIRQMLKNLRNLKPNPTPAIQYAGGEPTVRKDIVELIAMAKEEGFTHVQIATNGIRLAKRENLAKDLKAAGLNTVYLAFDGVTPEPYINNRGKDLLPFKLEAIENCRKAGLGVVLVPTLIKGINDHQIGEIIKFAFDNNDIIYGVNFQPVSFSGRTPADQVEAQRITIPDFVKIIEEQTEGQVKTTDFYPPSAVEPVARFISALDGEERPPVTLNCHQHCGVGTYVFREKTEGSGRDKLIPITNFIDVEGLFEKLDEYADKLIEGKFGARKKVIASVTKNLPKLIHPSKTPDYLDIKKILFDVFAKRSYSALGDFSKDAMLISCMHFMDPFNFDEDRVKKCVIHYATPDGRIIPFCTMNSIYRQSVEQNFAKPLKQKKE; this is encoded by the coding sequence TTGAAAATTAAAAGTACAAAAAGTTTATGCCCTGAGTGTGGTAAACCAATTGATGCAGAAGTTTATGATGAAGATGGTAAAGTTTTCATTAAAAAAACTTGTGATGAGCATGGTGAGTTTATTAACACTTATTGGGGTGATGATGAATTGTATAATAGGGCTAATAACTATCTTCCATCAATAACTTCTATTGAAAATCCATGCATTGAGGATACTGCTAGTTGCCCTAGTAATTGTGGTTTATGTTCAAAACACGAAACATCAACTGTTTTAGGTTTAATCGATGTAACAAATAGATGTAATTTAAGATGCCCTGTTTGTTTTGCTAATGCGGCTGCTGCAGGATATGTATATGAGCCTACACAAGATGAAATTAGGCAAATGCTTAAGAACCTAAGGAATCTAAAACCAAATCCAACTCCTGCTATACAATATGCCGGTGGAGAACCAACGGTTAGAAAAGACATTGTTGAACTTATTGCAATGGCCAAAGAAGAAGGTTTTACTCATGTTCAAATAGCTACTAATGGAATAAGGCTGGCTAAAAGGGAAAACTTGGCTAAAGATTTAAAAGCGGCTGGGTTAAACACAGTTTACTTGGCATTTGATGGGGTAACTCCAGAACCTTATATTAATAATCGGGGTAAAGATTTACTTCCATTTAAATTAGAGGCAATTGAAAATTGTAGAAAAGCAGGTTTAGGTGTTGTACTGGTTCCTACATTAATTAAAGGAATTAATGATCATCAAATTGGTGAAATAATTAAATTTGCATTTGATAATAATGATATTATTTATGGAGTTAATTTCCAGCCTGTTTCATTCTCTGGAAGAACTCCTGCTGATCAAGTTGAAGCTCAAAGAATTACAATTCCCGACTTTGTTAAAATCATTGAAGAACAGACTGAAGGTCAAGTTAAAACCACTGATTTCTATCCGCCATCTGCTGTTGAACCAGTTGCAAGATTCATCTCTGCACTTGATGGTGAAGAAAGACCACCAGTTACATTAAACTGCCACCAGCACTGTGGTGTAGGTACTTATGTGTTTAGAGAAAAGACTGAAGGGTCTGGAAGAGATAAATTAATTCCAATTACAAATTTTATTGATGTTGAAGGATTATTTGAAAAATTAGATGAATATGCAGATAAACTTATTGAAGGTAAGTTTGGTGCTCGCAAGAAAGTTATAGCTAGTGTTACTAAAAACCTTCCAAAATTAATACATCCTAGTAAAACTCCGGATTACTTAGATATTAAGAAGATTTTATTTGATGTATTTGCTAAAAGGTCTTACAGTGCATTAGGGGATTTTTCTAAAGACGCAATGCTTATTTCATGTATGCATTTCATGGATCCATTTAACTTTGATGAAGACAGGGTTAAAAAATGTGTTATCCATTATGCAACTCCGGATGGTAGAATTATTCCATTCTGTACCATGAATTCAATATATCGTCAAAGTGTTGAGCAAAATTTTGCAAAACCTTTAAAACAAAAAAAAGAATAA
- the hacB gene encoding homoaconitase small subunit, with product MDIIKGKTWTFGENIDTDVIIPGRYLRTFNPQDLADHVLEGERPDFTQNVQKGDIIVADENFGCGSSREQAPVAIKTAGVSAIVAKSFARIFYRNAINIGLPVIVSDIEAEDGDVISIDLSEGKLVNETTGDSKNFEPFKEFMLNILEDGGLVNHYLNESD from the coding sequence ATGGATATTATTAAAGGAAAAACATGGACTTTTGGGGAGAATATTGATACTGATGTTATTATCCCCGGAAGATATTTAAGAACATTCAATCCACAAGATTTAGCTGATCATGTCCTAGAAGGTGAAAGGCCGGATTTTACACAGAATGTCCAAAAAGGAGATATTATTGTTGCTGATGAAAACTTTGGCTGTGGTTCATCAAGAGAACAAGCACCAGTAGCTATTAAAACAGCAGGTGTTAGTGCAATCGTTGCAAAATCATTTGCAAGAATTTTTTATAGAAATGCAATTAATATTGGGCTGCCAGTTATTGTTAGTGATATTGAAGCTGAAGATGGGGATGTAATAAGTATTGATCTGTCTGAAGGCAAATTGGTTAATGAAACTACTGGTGATAGCAAAAATTTTGAACCGTTCAAAGAGTTCATGTTAAATATATTGGAAGATGGTGGTTTAGTTAATCATTATCTTAATGAATCTGATTAA
- a CDS encoding HVO_0476 family zinc finger protein: protein MECPICGSDNVEILNAKQKSSKKKLMEEYLLKCEDCGHVFKDIFSAKKPKPYRLIISAHDKSHKTTIDLSPSDELKSGDVLLSDLGQVEVTSIEVGDKRVNKAKIEDINTIWAASTEIPARIGFSVDLHGEVDSYKLDLERDFEIAPGDIVKIDKHIVKVHVIKTKDRKLTSGFAKAEVIKRVYSKPVKFNNFDYDLTKDIFKKTKKSS, encoded by the coding sequence ATGGAATGTCCAATTTGTGGTTCTGATAATGTTGAAATTTTAAACGCAAAACAAAAATCATCTAAAAAAAAGCTTATGGAGGAATATTTATTAAAATGTGAAGACTGTGGTCATGTTTTTAAAGATATTTTCTCTGCAAAAAAACCTAAACCTTATAGGTTAATTATTTCTGCACATGATAAGTCTCATAAAACCACTATTGATTTATCACCAAGCGATGAACTTAAAAGTGGTGATGTCCTACTTTCTGATTTAGGTCAAGTTGAAGTGACCAGTATTGAAGTTGGGGATAAAAGAGTAAATAAAGCAAAAATTGAAGATATTAATACTATATGGGCAGCATCTACTGAAATTCCGGCACGTATAGGTTTTTCAGTAGATTTGCACGGCGAAGTTGATTCTTACAAATTAGATTTGGAAAGGGATTTTGAAATAGCCCCTGGTGATATTGTTAAAATAGACAAACACATTGTAAAAGTTCATGTTATTAAAACTAAAGATAGAAAATTAACTTCTGGATTTGCAAAAGCGGAAGTTATAAAAAGAGTTTATTCAAAACCAGTTAAATTTAATAATTTTGATTATGATTTGACTAAGGACATATTTAAGAAAACTAAAAAATCTTCCTAG